DNA from Comamonas serinivorans:
CGGTGGACAAGACCAAGACGCGGCTCAACGCCGTCGTCAAGCAGGCCAAGCGCAAGGACGTGGACCGCCTGATCAACGCCTGCGACGCGGGGCGCGAGGGCGAGCTGATCTTCCGCCTCATCGAGCAGTACGCGGGCGGCGCCAAGCCGCTGGGCAAGCCGGTGCAGCGCCTGTGGCTGCAGAGCATGACGCCGCAGGCCATCCGCGACGGCTTCGACCACCTGCGCAGCGAGGCGCAGATGCAGGGCCTGGCCGACGCGGCGCGCTCGCGCTCGGAAGCCGACTGGCTGGTGGGCATCAACGGCACGCGCGCGATGACGGCCTTCAACTCGCGTGACGGGGGCTTCTTCCTGACCACGGTGGGCCGGGTGCAAACGCCGACGCTGGCCGTGGTGGTCGAGCGCGAAGAGCAGATCCGCAAGCACGTCTCCCGCAAGTATTGGGAGGTTCACGTTGACTTTGCAGCACAGGCAGGCCAATACCCCAGCAAGTGGTTCGACCCGACCTGGAAGAAGAACGACGATGGCGACCGCCGCGCCGACCGCATCTGGGACGAGGCCCTGGCGCGCGCGATTGCCGCGGCCGTGAACGGCCAGCCCGGCACCGTCAAGGACGAGAGCAAGCCCACGACCCAGGCCAGCCCGCTGCTGTTCGACCTGACCAGCCTGCAGCGCGAGGCCAACGGCAAGTTCGGCTTCTCGGCCAAGACCACGCTGTCGCTGGCGCAAAGCCTGTACGAACGCCACAAGGCCCTGACCTACCCGCGGACGGATTCGCGCTACCTGCCCAATGACTACCTGGCCGTGGCCAAGCAGACCTTCGAGATGCTGGCCAAGAGCGGCATGCGCCACCTGGCGCCGCACGCGCAGACGGCGATCAACAACGGCTACGTCAAGCCCTCGCGCCGCATCTTCGACGACGCCAAGGTGTCGGACCACTTCGCCATCATCCCCACGCTGCAGGCCCCCAGCGGGCTGAGCGAGGCCGAGCAGAAGCTCTACGACCTGGTGGTGCGCCGCTTCATGGCGGTGTTCTACCCGAGCGCCGAGTACATGGTGACGACGCGCATCACCACGGTGAATGTGACCCCCACGCTCCCTGCTTCGCAGGGTTCGCTGCCCCCCGAGGGGGCCGGCGTCGCCTTGGGGCGGCCCGGCACCGACGCCACACCTGCCGCCAGCCTGGCCGCCCAGCTGTTCCGCAGCGATGGCAAGGTGCTGGTCAAGCCGGGCTGGCTGGCCATCTACGGCAAAGAGGCCGCGGCCGAAACCGACGACGGCGAGGCCAAGGACAAGGACAGCAAGGACGCCGGCCGCATGCTGGTGGCCGTGCAGCCCGGTGAAACCGTGCGCGCCGACGAGGTGAACGTGAAGGAGCTGGCCACGCGCCCGCCCGCGCGCTACTCGGAGGCCACGCTGCTGGGCGCCATGGAAGGCGCGGGAAAGCTCATCGACGACGACGAGCTGCGCGAAGCCATGCAGGAGAAGGGCCTGGGCACACCGGCCACGCGCGCGGCCATCATCGAAGGGCTGCTGACCGAGAAATACCTGCTGCGCGAAGGCCGTGAGCTGATCCCCACGGCCAAGGCCTCCCAGCTCATGACGCTGCTGCGCGGCCTGCAGGTCGACGAGCTGACGCGTCCCGCGCTGACCGGCGAGTGGGAGCACAAGCTGGCGCAGATGGAAAAAGGCCAGCTCTCGCGCGAAGCCTTCATGCGCGAAATCGCCGCCATGACCGAGCACATCGTCAAAAAGGCCAAGGAATACGACCGCGACACCGTGCCGGGCGACTACGTCACCCTGGCCGCGCCCTGCCCCAACTGCGGCGGCGTGGTGCGCGAGAACTACCGCCGCTTTGCCTGCATCGGACAGGTCGACGCCGCCCGGGCGGCCGAGCTGGTGGAAAGCGGCGACGCCCACGGCTGCGGCTTCTCGTTCACCAAGACGCCGGCCGGCCGCACCTTCAGCACCGACGAGGCCGACACCCTGCTGCGCGAGCGCAAGCTGGGCCCGCTGGAGGGCTTCCGCAGCAAGGCCGGCTGGCCCTTCGTGGCCGAGCTGACCATCGTGCGCGATGAAGAGAACAGCAACTTCAAGATGGAGTTCGACTTTGGCGAAGACGCCAAGGCCGAGGAAACCGGCGAGCTGGTCGACCTGTCGGCCGAACCCAGCCTGGGACCCTGCCCCAAGTGCGGCAGCCCCGTGAAGGCCTGGGGCAAGAACTACGTCTGCACGCACGCCGTGCCCACGGCCGAACAGCCCACGCCCAGCTGCGACTTCAAGAGCGGCAAGGTCATCCTGCAGCAAGAGGTGGCGCCCGAGCAGATGCAGAAGCTGCTGGCCACCGGCAAGACCGACGAGTTGGACAAGTTCGTCTCCATGCGCACGCGCCGCGCCTTCAAGGCCCAGCTGGCCTGGAGCGCCGAAGAAGGCAAGGTGATCTTCGAGTTCGCGCCGCGCGCCAACAGCAAGTACCCGCCGCGCAAAACCGCGGGCGCCGCCGCCAAGCCGGCTGCGAAGGCCGCCAGCAAGGCCGCTGCAAAGAAAACCCCGGCCAAGACCGCGGCCAAGAAAGCCGCCGCGAAAACCGCCGCCAGCGACAAGCCCAAGGCC
Protein-coding regions in this window:
- a CDS encoding DNA topoisomerase III gives rise to the protein MKTLVIAEKPSVAQDIVRALTPVAGAFTKHDEYFESDTYVVTSAVGHLVEIQAPEQYDVKRGKWSFANLPVIPPHFDLKPVDKTKTRLNAVVKQAKRKDVDRLINACDAGREGELIFRLIEQYAGGAKPLGKPVQRLWLQSMTPQAIRDGFDHLRSEAQMQGLADAARSRSEADWLVGINGTRAMTAFNSRDGGFFLTTVGRVQTPTLAVVVEREEQIRKHVSRKYWEVHVDFAAQAGQYPSKWFDPTWKKNDDGDRRADRIWDEALARAIAAAVNGQPGTVKDESKPTTQASPLLFDLTSLQREANGKFGFSAKTTLSLAQSLYERHKALTYPRTDSRYLPNDYLAVAKQTFEMLAKSGMRHLAPHAQTAINNGYVKPSRRIFDDAKVSDHFAIIPTLQAPSGLSEAEQKLYDLVVRRFMAVFYPSAEYMVTTRITTVNVTPTLPASQGSLPPEGAGVALGRPGTDATPAASLAAQLFRSDGKVLVKPGWLAIYGKEAAAETDDGEAKDKDSKDAGRMLVAVQPGETVRADEVNVKELATRPPARYSEATLLGAMEGAGKLIDDDELREAMQEKGLGTPATRAAIIEGLLTEKYLLREGRELIPTAKASQLMTLLRGLQVDELTRPALTGEWEHKLAQMEKGQLSREAFMREIAAMTEHIVKKAKEYDRDTVPGDYVTLAAPCPNCGGVVRENYRRFACIGQVDAARAAELVESGDAHGCGFSFTKTPAGRTFSTDEADTLLRERKLGPLEGFRSKAGWPFVAELTIVRDEENSNFKMEFDFGEDAKAEETGELVDLSAEPSLGPCPKCGSPVKAWGKNYVCTHAVPTAEQPTPSCDFKSGKVILQQEVAPEQMQKLLATGKTDELDKFVSMRTRRAFKAQLAWSAEEGKVIFEFAPRANSKYPPRKTAGAAAKPAAKAASKAAAKKTPAKTAAKKAAAKTAASDKPKAPRKVTNPLTPSPALAAVIGNEPVGRTEVMKKLWDYIKAHNLQDAKDKRTIVGDEKLKAVFGKDTAGMFELAGIVGKHLG